The following are from one region of the Nicotiana tabacum cultivar K326 chromosome 3, ASM71507v2, whole genome shotgun sequence genome:
- the LOC142178606 gene encoding uncharacterized protein LOC142178606, which yields MNPKGPKINHLSYADDLILFSSGDKKSVKLLMETLEDYQDASGQEINNEKRFFLKYNHGVGRNNKRTIRRLQKWTGFKHMQFPFTYLGCPIYIGRKRIYYFADLATKVLNKAGGWQGRLL from the coding sequence ATGAATCCTAAAGGACCCAAGATAAACCACCTAAGTTATGCTGATGATCTAATTCTTTTCTCTTCTGGTGACAAGAAATCTGTAAAGTTGCTAATGGAAACCCTTGAGGACTACCAGGATGCATCTGGTCAAGAGATCAACAATGAAAAACGTTTTTTCCTAAAATACAACCATGGAGTTGGCAGAAACAATAAAAGAACCATTAGAAGACTACAAAAATGGACAGGCTTTAAGCACATGCAATTCCCCTTTACATATCTTGGGTGCCCTATCTACATAGGCAGAAAGAGGATTTACTACTTCGCCGACCTAGCCACAAAAGTGCTAAACAAAGCGGGAGGCTGGCAAGGGAGACTCCTATAA